A single window of Hymenobacter sp. APR13 DNA harbors:
- a CDS encoding GNAT family N-acetyltransferase, with protein sequence MLRLATAADLPAILDLIRQVVPLMNAAGNWQWTAEYPNEEVFRRDIAQGHLWVAELDGRVAAVAALTHNDQDAEYAQADWDADEPALVTHRLAVHPQAQGYGLAAALLTQAEVLARQQGLRVLRVDTNSENQATQRLFPKLGYRYAGEITLAFRPGLRFFCYEKWVE encoded by the coding sequence ATGCTCCGCCTCGCCACCGCCGCCGACCTGCCCGCCATTCTCGACCTCATCCGGCAGGTAGTACCGCTGATGAATGCGGCCGGTAACTGGCAGTGGACGGCGGAGTACCCGAACGAAGAAGTCTTCCGGCGCGATATTGCCCAGGGCCACCTCTGGGTGGCCGAGTTGGACGGCCGCGTAGCCGCCGTGGCCGCCCTCACCCACAACGACCAGGATGCCGAGTACGCCCAGGCCGACTGGGACGCCGACGAGCCGGCTCTGGTCACGCACCGCCTGGCCGTACATCCGCAGGCGCAGGGCTACGGCTTGGCCGCCGCGCTGCTAACCCAGGCCGAGGTGCTGGCGCGGCAACAGGGCCTGCGGGTGCTGCGCGTAGATACCAACTCCGAAAACCAGGCTACCCAGCGGCTTTTCCCGAAGCTGGGCTACCGCTACGCCGGCGAAATCACGCTGGCGTTCCGGCCGGGCCTGCGGTTTTTCTGCTACGAGAAGTGGGTGGAGTAG
- a CDS encoding RagB/SusD family nutrient uptake outer membrane protein yields MKSLATFASRPARLAALGLLLTVGAVGCKDFLDVAPQGQLTEDQIKTDPTAAQRLVDGVYNVMYLGGFGEDIHGLQYVILTDIASDDADKGSTPNDYGPALEVDNFTLNSTNSIVNNTWKGYFQGVNRANQALDKIPLSPAPEAAKNRLVGEVRFLRGYFYFNLVRFFGGVPKLDRVPAASEINNPALQQRATAAEIYQFIIDDLQFAVDNLPLKGATATGRATKAAAQAMLAKVYLYQKNYQKAFELSNEIIAGRSGAYGLLPSYENIWREAGANSEESIFEVQTGINAACNNSAVNLYTVSQGPRAGGRGGWADLGFGFNNPTQQLADAYEPNDRRRAGTIIFIQPTAPAGQRSTGTVLWDGFRIPSKDSVENLRYSYKAYHSRTQERNCGNNDYLPKNIRVMRYGEVLLINAEAAFRIGNTGAALTQLNRVRTRAGLPARTALTLPLIWQERRVELALEHDRFFDLVRQESEQPGRIVPLFMAQGKTFNRGKNELFPIPQEQIDLSGGQLTQNPGY; encoded by the coding sequence ATGAAATCACTCGCCACTTTCGCTTCCCGGCCCGCGCGCCTGGCCGCCCTGGGTTTGCTGCTCACGGTGGGCGCCGTGGGCTGCAAAGACTTCCTCGACGTCGCGCCCCAGGGCCAGCTCACCGAAGACCAGATCAAAACCGACCCCACCGCCGCCCAACGCCTCGTGGATGGCGTCTACAACGTCATGTACCTGGGGGGCTTCGGTGAAGACATTCACGGCCTGCAGTACGTGATACTGACCGACATTGCCTCCGACGACGCCGACAAGGGCAGCACGCCCAACGACTACGGCCCGGCCCTGGAGGTGGACAACTTCACGCTCAACTCCACCAATTCCATCGTCAACAACACTTGGAAGGGCTATTTCCAGGGCGTGAACCGCGCCAACCAGGCCCTAGACAAGATTCCGCTGAGCCCGGCCCCGGAGGCCGCCAAAAACCGCCTGGTGGGCGAGGTGCGCTTCCTGCGCGGCTACTTCTATTTCAACCTGGTGCGCTTTTTTGGGGGCGTGCCCAAGCTCGACCGGGTACCGGCCGCCTCGGAAATCAACAACCCGGCTCTGCAGCAGCGCGCCACAGCCGCTGAAATCTACCAGTTCATCATCGACGATCTGCAGTTTGCGGTGGACAACCTGCCCCTGAAAGGCGCCACCGCTACCGGCCGCGCCACCAAAGCCGCCGCGCAGGCCATGCTGGCTAAGGTGTACCTGTACCAGAAAAACTACCAGAAGGCTTTCGAGCTCAGCAACGAAATCATTGCGGGCCGCTCGGGGGCCTATGGGCTGCTGCCCAGCTACGAGAACATCTGGCGCGAAGCCGGCGCCAACAGCGAGGAGTCCATCTTCGAGGTGCAGACCGGCATCAACGCTGCCTGCAACAATTCGGCCGTGAACCTGTACACCGTCAGCCAGGGCCCACGGGCCGGCGGCCGCGGCGGCTGGGCCGACCTGGGCTTCGGCTTCAACAACCCCACCCAGCAGCTGGCTGATGCCTACGAGCCCAACGACCGGCGCCGGGCCGGCACTATCATCTTCATTCAGCCCACCGCCCCGGCCGGGCAGCGCTCCACCGGCACCGTGCTCTGGGACGGTTTCCGGATTCCGAGCAAAGACTCGGTGGAAAACCTGCGCTACAGCTACAAGGCCTACCACAGCCGCACCCAGGAGCGCAACTGCGGCAACAACGACTACCTGCCCAAAAATATCCGGGTGATGCGCTACGGCGAGGTGCTGCTCATCAACGCCGAGGCGGCTTTCCGTATCGGCAACACCGGCGCGGCACTTACCCAGCTGAACCGGGTGCGGACCCGCGCCGGTCTGCCCGCGCGCACGGCCCTCACGCTGCCTCTCATCTGGCAGGAGCGCCGCGTGGAGCTGGCCTTGGAGCACGACCGGTTCTTTGACTTGGTGCGCCAGGAAAGCGAGCAGCCTGGCCGCATCGTGCCGCTGTTCATGGCCCAGGGCAAAACGTTCAACCGCGGCAAAAACGAGCTGTTTCCGATTCCGCAGGAGCAGATTGATTTGAGCGGCGGCCAGCTCACGCAGAACCCAGGGTATTAA
- the hemB gene encoding porphobilinogen synthase yields the protein MPQLPTHRPRRNRKSQIIRDMVQETRLTTHDFIFPLFLIEGHSQQVEIHSMPGMFRFSADKLIDEVGRCVELGIQSFAPFPSINDGLKDRLARESANPDGLYLKTIADIKRQFPDVVLMTDVAMDPYSSDGHDGVVDAESGEILNDATLEVLGQMALAQARAGADIIGPSDMMDGRVAWIREVLDSNAFSHVSIMSYTAKYASAFYGPFRDALDSAPKKGDKKSYQMNPANRREALRELALDEAEGADMVMIKPALSYLDVIREVRDNTHLPVTAYNVSGEYAMVKAAAQNGWLDGEKTMMEVLTSIKRAGADAILTYFAKEAAEVLRRG from the coding sequence ATGCCCCAGCTCCCCACGCACCGCCCGCGCCGCAACCGCAAGTCGCAGATTATCCGCGACATGGTGCAGGAAACCCGCCTGACTACGCACGACTTCATCTTCCCGCTCTTCCTGATTGAAGGCCACAGCCAGCAGGTGGAAATCCACTCCATGCCGGGCATGTTCCGGTTTTCGGCCGACAAACTCATCGACGAAGTAGGCCGCTGCGTGGAGCTGGGCATCCAGAGCTTCGCGCCGTTTCCAAGCATCAACGATGGCCTGAAAGACCGGCTGGCGCGCGAATCGGCCAACCCCGACGGGCTTTACCTGAAGACCATTGCCGACATCAAGCGGCAGTTTCCGGACGTGGTGCTGATGACTGATGTGGCCATGGACCCCTACTCCTCCGACGGCCACGACGGCGTGGTGGATGCCGAATCGGGCGAGATTCTCAACGATGCCACCCTGGAGGTGCTCGGCCAGATGGCCCTGGCCCAGGCCCGCGCCGGCGCCGACATCATCGGCCCTTCCGACATGATGGACGGCCGCGTGGCCTGGATCCGGGAGGTGCTGGACAGCAACGCCTTCAGCCACGTGAGCATCATGAGCTACACGGCCAAGTACGCCTCGGCTTTCTACGGCCCGTTCCGCGACGCGCTGGACTCGGCCCCCAAGAAAGGCGACAAGAAAAGCTACCAGATGAACCCCGCCAACCGCCGCGAGGCCCTGCGCGAGCTGGCCCTCGACGAAGCGGAAGGTGCCGACATGGTGATGATCAAGCCGGCTCTAAGCTACCTCGACGTGATTCGGGAAGTGCGCGACAACACCCACCTGCCCGTGACGGCCTACAACGTATCGGGCGAGTACGCCATGGTGAAGGCCGCCGCCCAGAACGGCTGGCTCGACGGCGAGAAAACCATGATGGAAGTCCTCACCAGCATCAAGCGCGCCGGCGCCGACGCCATCCTCACGTATTTCGCCAAGGAAGCCGCCGAAGTGCTGCGGCGCGGGTAG
- a CDS encoding FecR family protein, translated as MNQTDLQMLLRRYQAGQCTPAEQQQVEAWYDNLRHDPPLLMTTDEREALRTELWHRIAAGTIAPAAAPEPRPGGFRAWPAARRWTAAATLAAGLGLGGWGWYVAGRPNPATVAPAPAAATWRTFRNSGPHDLQLTLPDSSIVLLRPASRLRYPAQFRGAQRQVRLVGEAFFHVRPDSAHPFLVYTDQLVTTVLGTSFRVRAFTGQPEALVKVSTGRVLVSPRRMLSAAGKASVLVLPNQQAVYAAGRQPLRRELVAEPVVLQPQSFVFDDRPVAEVLAALATAYGVDIRYDAAALAGCTATLNLQRQSLYGKLDVLCQVLGASYSQQDAHIEFRSPGCQNP; from the coding sequence ATGAATCAGACTGACCTGCAAATGTTGCTTCGCCGCTACCAAGCCGGCCAGTGCACACCCGCCGAGCAGCAGCAGGTGGAAGCCTGGTATGACAACCTGCGGCACGACCCGCCGCTGCTGATGACCACCGACGAGCGGGAAGCCCTGCGCACCGAGCTCTGGCACCGGATTGCGGCCGGTACCATTGCGCCGGCCGCCGCGCCGGAGCCCCGGCCCGGAGGTTTCCGGGCCTGGCCCGCTGCCAGACGCTGGACAGCGGCAGCCACGCTGGCCGCTGGCCTGGGGCTGGGTGGCTGGGGCTGGTACGTAGCCGGCCGGCCCAACCCTGCCACCGTAGCCCCTGCTCCGGCTGCCGCCACTTGGCGCACCTTCCGCAACTCCGGCCCCCACGACCTGCAGCTCACGCTACCCGACAGCAGCATAGTGCTGCTGCGTCCGGCCAGCCGTCTGCGTTATCCGGCGCAGTTCCGGGGGGCGCAGCGTCAGGTACGCCTCGTGGGCGAAGCCTTCTTCCACGTTCGCCCCGATTCGGCGCACCCGTTTCTGGTTTATACCGACCAGCTGGTAACCACCGTGCTGGGGACCAGCTTCCGGGTACGGGCCTTTACCGGGCAGCCTGAGGCGCTGGTAAAAGTGAGCACCGGCCGGGTGCTGGTATCGCCGCGCCGCATGCTTAGCGCGGCCGGCAAAGCCAGCGTGCTGGTGCTGCCCAACCAGCAGGCCGTGTACGCGGCGGGCCGGCAGCCGCTGCGCCGCGAGCTGGTAGCTGAGCCAGTGGTGCTACAGCCGCAGTCTTTCGTTTTTGATGACCGGCCCGTGGCTGAAGTGCTGGCGGCGCTGGCCACGGCCTACGGCGTAGATATTCGCTACGACGCCGCCGCGCTGGCTGGCTGCACCGCCACCCTGAACCTGCAGCGCCAGTCGCTCTACGGCAAGCTGGACGTGCTGTGCCAGGTGCTGGGCGCCAGCTACTCGCAGCAAGACGCGCACATCGAATTCCGGAGTCCGGGCTGCCAGAATCCTTAG
- a CDS encoding SusC/RagA family TonB-linked outer membrane protein, with protein MNPRLPFPHTVRDLKRAALLQPLCLTLLSGIAAAHPSAAQPSLSQPISLQASGETVASVLTKIERQTDIRFQYSRQLIQAGRRVSIAADGQPLSEVLHVLLDPLRITYEPMDSGIILKPAAAADVPVTGRVLDEKGAGLPGVNVVVKGTSTGTQTDPDGRYTITAPDTGTLVFSFIGYTSQEVAVGGRTTVDVNLAPDATALSEVVVVGYGTQRKTDLTGAVARVESAEIVNQPVQTPTQALQGKTSGVQIISDGAPNSQPRVRIRGTGTLLAGAEPLYVVDGVQTTDIRNLSNADIETIDVLKDASASAIYGVRGANGVIIVTTKKGKQGKPVLSYNNTVGFKQAANLVQMADAGQYTSYLRDTSPDITIPDNPADTDWYDQVLRRATYQNHNLAVSGANESVRYYFSGNILQDDGLAIQNKFSRLTVRSNTDFTISPKFSVNSQASFSRANTRDVNFAAAYQDAYRAAPVITAKEGGRYGNTSAFGNVGNPLLDIEKNNNRSFENRLQGNVGVNFIPIEGLTLRSAINVDLNYDNRRVYDYQYLNDEVTFLRAGGNQRNPQSTLNVTQINRTRYLWENTATYQRTFADKHALTLLAGTVTEEGNTNSLSGQRRNVPEDPSQWYLNTGDPNTSVNGAPDLNKDRRLSFLGRINYAFADKYLFTTNLRYDGTSKFNSSQRWGLFPSVGLGWILTEEGFLKDQSVLSFLKLRASFGQLGNDQIDPTSYITTAEINTPYVFNGQPVLGAIINQIKDRDVRWEVTTEYDAAVEFALLDNHLGGELTYYRKKTTDALIPVNIPALFGDPNNQYITNAADISNQGVEASLTWRNTVGEKLGYNFGVNATFNKNRIENLNGGQALFGGANNVTRSDNGVAAGSFYVLDAVGVFQNQAEIDAYPRYTFFTPRPGDLKYADSNGDGTVDLRDRIYAGSYQPPMYFGINGGLTYGGLDFSFVFSGNVNNDVYNRKKQATGQNTDNIEADFANSRWTATNPSQSDPYAIRNNTPNSTYFIESGSYIRLNNLVLGYKLPSELTKRAFISSLRVYATAQNLLTITNYSGFTPELPGGPLDSGIEATTYPTSRTLALGLNVNF; from the coding sequence ATGAACCCACGCTTACCATTTCCCCACACCGTCCGCGACCTGAAGCGGGCGGCGCTGCTGCAGCCTTTGTGCCTGACGCTGCTCAGCGGCATAGCCGCCGCCCATCCTTCTGCGGCCCAGCCCTCGCTCAGCCAACCGATTTCGCTGCAGGCCAGCGGCGAAACCGTGGCTTCGGTGCTCACCAAGATTGAGCGCCAGACCGACATCCGGTTTCAGTACAGCCGCCAGCTGATTCAGGCCGGCCGCCGGGTGTCTATTGCCGCCGACGGGCAGCCGCTGAGCGAGGTGCTGCATGTGCTCCTCGACCCGCTGCGCATCACCTACGAGCCCATGGACAGCGGCATTATCCTGAAGCCGGCCGCCGCCGCCGACGTGCCGGTAACCGGCCGCGTGCTGGATGAGAAAGGCGCCGGCCTGCCCGGCGTAAACGTGGTGGTGAAAGGCACCAGCACCGGCACCCAGACCGACCCCGACGGCCGCTACACCATCACGGCCCCCGACACGGGCACGCTGGTGTTCAGCTTCATCGGCTACACCTCGCAGGAGGTGGCCGTGGGCGGCCGAACGACGGTCGACGTGAATCTGGCCCCCGACGCTACCGCCCTGAGCGAAGTGGTGGTGGTGGGCTACGGCACCCAGCGCAAAACTGACCTGACCGGCGCTGTGGCCCGCGTAGAGTCGGCGGAAATTGTGAACCAGCCGGTGCAGACGCCCACGCAGGCGCTGCAGGGCAAAACCTCGGGCGTGCAGATCATCAGCGACGGGGCGCCTAACTCCCAGCCCAGAGTGCGCATCCGGGGTACGGGCACGCTGCTGGCCGGTGCCGAGCCGCTTTACGTGGTAGACGGCGTGCAAACCACCGACATCCGCAACCTGAGCAACGCCGACATCGAGACGATTGACGTGCTCAAGGATGCCTCGGCTTCCGCTATCTACGGCGTGCGTGGGGCCAACGGCGTCATTATCGTGACCACCAAAAAGGGCAAGCAGGGTAAGCCGGTGCTTAGCTATAACAACACCGTGGGCTTCAAGCAGGCCGCCAACCTGGTGCAGATGGCCGACGCCGGCCAGTACACCAGCTACCTGCGCGACACCTCGCCCGACATCACCATCCCCGACAACCCCGCCGACACCGACTGGTACGACCAGGTGTTGCGCCGCGCCACCTACCAGAACCACAACCTGGCCGTGTCGGGAGCCAATGAGAGCGTGCGCTACTACTTCAGCGGCAATATCTTGCAGGATGATGGCCTAGCCATCCAGAACAAGTTTTCGCGCCTCACCGTCCGCTCCAACACCGATTTCACCATCTCGCCCAAGTTCAGCGTCAACTCGCAGGCCTCGTTCAGCCGGGCCAACACGCGCGACGTGAACTTTGCGGCCGCTTATCAGGATGCTTACCGCGCCGCGCCGGTAATCACGGCCAAGGAAGGCGGGCGCTACGGCAATACGTCGGCTTTCGGCAACGTGGGCAACCCGCTGCTAGATATCGAGAAAAACAACAACCGCTCCTTCGAAAACCGCTTGCAGGGCAACGTGGGCGTGAATTTCATTCCAATCGAAGGCCTTACGCTGCGCTCGGCCATCAACGTAGACCTGAACTACGACAACCGTCGCGTCTACGACTACCAGTACCTCAACGACGAGGTGACGTTCCTGCGGGCCGGCGGCAACCAGCGCAATCCACAGAGCACGCTCAACGTCACGCAGATCAATCGCACGCGCTACCTCTGGGAAAACACCGCCACCTACCAGCGCACCTTCGCTGACAAGCACGCGCTGACGCTGCTGGCCGGTACCGTGACCGAGGAAGGCAACACCAACTCGCTGTCGGGGCAGCGGCGCAACGTGCCCGAAGACCCCAGCCAGTGGTACCTGAACACCGGCGACCCGAACACGTCGGTGAATGGGGCACCCGACCTCAACAAGGACCGCCGCCTCTCGTTTCTGGGCCGCATCAACTACGCCTTTGCCGACAAGTACCTGTTCACGACCAACCTGCGCTACGACGGCACGTCCAAGTTCAATTCCAGCCAGCGCTGGGGGCTGTTCCCGTCGGTGGGCTTGGGCTGGATTCTGACCGAGGAAGGCTTCCTGAAAGACCAGAGCGTGCTGAGTTTCCTGAAGCTGCGCGCCAGCTTCGGTCAGCTCGGCAACGACCAGATTGACCCCACTTCCTACATCACGACGGCCGAAATCAACACGCCCTACGTGTTCAACGGGCAGCCGGTGTTGGGTGCCATCATCAACCAGATCAAGGACCGCGACGTGCGCTGGGAGGTGACGACGGAGTACGACGCGGCCGTGGAGTTTGCGCTGCTCGACAACCACCTGGGCGGCGAGCTGACCTACTACCGCAAGAAAACCACCGACGCGCTGATTCCGGTGAACATCCCGGCCCTGTTCGGCGACCCCAACAACCAGTACATCACCAACGCCGCCGACATCAGCAACCAGGGTGTGGAAGCGTCGCTGACGTGGCGCAATACGGTGGGGGAGAAGCTTGGCTACAACTTTGGGGTGAATGCCACCTTCAACAAAAACCGCATCGAAAACCTGAACGGCGGGCAGGCCCTGTTCGGGGGCGCCAACAACGTCACGCGCTCCGACAACGGCGTGGCCGCCGGCTCGTTCTACGTGCTCGACGCCGTGGGCGTGTTCCAGAATCAGGCCGAAATCGACGCCTACCCGCGCTACACCTTCTTCACGCCCCGCCCCGGCGACCTGAAGTACGCCGACTCCAACGGCGACGGCACCGTGGACCTACGCGACCGGATCTACGCCGGCTCCTATCAGCCACCGATGTACTTCGGCATCAACGGCGGCCTGACCTACGGCGGGCTGGACTTCTCGTTTGTGTTCAGCGGCAACGTGAACAACGACGTCTACAACCGGAAAAAACAAGCCACCGGCCAGAACACCGACAACATCGAGGCCGACTTTGCCAACAGCCGCTGGACCGCCACCAACCCCTCGCAGTCGGACCCCTACGCCATCCGCAACAACACGCCCAATTCCACCTACTTCATCGAGTCGGGCTCTTATATCCGGCTTAACAACCTGGTGCTGGGCTACAAGCTGCCAAGTGAGCTGACCAAGCGGGCCTTCATTTCGTCGTTGCGCGTCTACGCCACGGCCCAGAACCTGCTGACTATCACCAACTACTCGGGTTTCACGCCGGAGCTGCCGGGCGGGCCCCTGGACTCGGGCATCGAGGCTACCACCTATCCTACCAGCCGCACGCTCGCGCTGGGTCTGAACGTCAATTTCTAA
- a CDS encoding glucoamylase family protein — MKFLFLLLLLLPGFTQAQQKTAPKKAAFDARQRPRNLSDEQLLDLVQRQTFRYFWDFGHPVSGMARERSNVAYEYGNEVVTTGGTGFGIMAIIVAAERKWIPREEAAARIFKIVKFLEKSDSYHGVFPHWLNGATGKTIRFSQKDDGADLVETSFLFEGLICARQYFTGASKTEQDLRNHILWMWEGVEWNWHQQGGQNVLYWHWSPNNGWSMNHQIHGWNECLITYVLAASSPKFAIDKKVYDQGWATGSYFKNGKEFYNTKLPLGFDFGGPLFFSHYTFLGLDPRGLKDQYADYWQQNQAHTRINYAYCVDNPKKYKGYGPNSWGLTASDSYQGYAAHSPTEDLGVISPTAALSAMPYAPKESMAALRHFYNDLGDNIWSEYGFVDGFSEQHNWYAKSHLAIDQGPIVGMIENHRTGLLWKLFMSSPDVQRGLTNLGFESPQIKK, encoded by the coding sequence ATGAAATTCCTATTTCTCCTGTTGCTGCTGCTGCCCGGTTTCACCCAGGCCCAGCAAAAAACCGCGCCCAAAAAAGCTGCCTTCGACGCCCGCCAGCGCCCGCGCAACCTCTCCGACGAGCAACTGCTGGACCTGGTGCAGCGCCAGACGTTTCGCTACTTCTGGGACTTCGGGCACCCCGTTTCGGGCATGGCGCGCGAGCGGAGCAACGTGGCCTACGAGTACGGCAACGAGGTGGTGACCACCGGTGGCACGGGCTTTGGCATTATGGCCATTATTGTGGCGGCCGAGCGCAAGTGGATTCCGCGGGAGGAAGCGGCGGCGCGCATCTTCAAAATCGTGAAGTTTCTGGAGAAGTCCGACTCATATCACGGCGTGTTTCCGCACTGGCTGAATGGGGCCACCGGCAAAACGATTCGCTTCAGCCAGAAAGACGACGGCGCCGACCTGGTGGAAACCTCGTTTCTGTTTGAGGGCCTGATCTGTGCCCGGCAGTATTTCACCGGGGCCAGCAAAACCGAGCAGGACCTGCGCAACCACATTCTCTGGATGTGGGAAGGCGTGGAGTGGAACTGGCACCAGCAAGGTGGCCAGAACGTGCTCTACTGGCACTGGAGCCCCAACAACGGCTGGAGCATGAACCACCAGATTCATGGCTGGAATGAGTGCCTGATTACCTACGTGCTGGCGGCCTCGTCGCCCAAATTTGCCATCGACAAAAAGGTGTACGACCAGGGCTGGGCCACCGGCAGCTACTTCAAAAACGGCAAGGAGTTCTACAACACCAAGCTGCCGTTGGGCTTCGACTTCGGTGGGCCGCTGTTCTTCTCGCACTACACTTTCCTGGGCCTCGACCCGCGCGGCCTCAAAGACCAGTACGCCGACTACTGGCAGCAAAACCAGGCCCACACCCGCATCAACTACGCCTACTGCGTCGACAACCCCAAGAAGTACAAAGGCTATGGCCCCAACAGCTGGGGCCTCACCGCCTCCGACAGCTACCAGGGCTACGCCGCCCACTCGCCCACCGAAGACTTGGGCGTGATTTCGCCTACCGCCGCGCTGTCGGCCATGCCGTATGCACCCAAGGAGTCGATGGCGGCGCTGCGGCACTTCTACAACGATTTGGGCGACAACATCTGGAGTGAGTACGGTTTCGTGGATGGCTTCAGCGAGCAGCACAACTGGTACGCCAAGTCGCACCTGGCCATCGACCAGGGTCCCATTGTGGGCATGATAGAAAACCACCGGACCGGCCTGCTCTGGAAGCTGTTCATGAGCAGCCCCGACGTGCAGCGCGGCCTCACCAATCTGGGTTTTGAGAGCCCGCAAATCAAAAAGTAG
- a CDS encoding APC family permease — MPDLDPAAATSETTAPLRRRLGLVQATALNMIDMVGIGPFVTLPLVMGFMGPNFLLAWLVGAGLSLVDGLIWSELGAAYPEAGGSYRFLKLAYGEQKWGRLFSFLYVWQTLVQAPLVVASGAIGFAQYFGYLVPLTEWWQPKLVSGTVVLLLIALLYRRIEDIGKLGVMLWMGVLGLMGWLIFGGVTHATVPVAWLPEGGVSALPGVLLSAAMGQATVKTIYSYLGYYNVCHLGGEIKEPQRVIPRSIFLSILGIMALYLLLNWSVGSVIPWQEAQHSEFIVSSFVEKIYGPLAAQAATALVLWVAFASLFAVLLGYSRIPYAAAADGEFLPIFAKTHPTKHFPHVSLLILGGVGFVFSLLFRLGEVISAILAMRILVQFVGQAVGLVLLRRRNGTAHLPFRMPLYPLPVVLAVAVWLWVFWSTGPQFMLSGLAVIGAGVGAFLLWSRRLGRWPFGR; from the coding sequence AAACCACTGCCCCGCTGCGCCGCCGCCTGGGGCTGGTGCAGGCCACGGCCCTGAACATGATTGACATGGTGGGTATCGGGCCCTTCGTGACGCTGCCGCTGGTGATGGGGTTTATGGGCCCAAACTTCCTGCTGGCTTGGCTGGTGGGGGCGGGCCTTAGCCTCGTGGACGGCCTGATCTGGAGTGAGCTGGGCGCGGCCTACCCCGAGGCCGGCGGTTCCTACCGCTTCCTCAAGCTGGCCTACGGCGAGCAGAAGTGGGGGCGGCTGTTCTCGTTCCTGTACGTGTGGCAGACGCTGGTGCAGGCGCCACTGGTAGTGGCCTCGGGCGCCATCGGCTTCGCGCAGTACTTCGGCTACCTGGTGCCGCTTACCGAGTGGTGGCAGCCTAAGCTGGTGTCGGGCACGGTGGTGCTGCTGCTGATTGCGCTGCTCTACCGCCGCATCGAGGACATCGGCAAGCTCGGCGTGATGCTGTGGATGGGCGTGCTGGGCCTGATGGGCTGGCTGATTTTCGGGGGCGTTACGCACGCCACGGTGCCGGTGGCGTGGCTGCCCGAGGGCGGCGTATCGGCGCTGCCGGGCGTGCTGCTCTCGGCCGCCATGGGCCAGGCCACCGTCAAGACCATCTACAGCTACCTCGGCTACTACAACGTGTGCCATTTAGGCGGCGAAATAAAGGAGCCGCAGCGCGTGATTCCGCGCAGCATTTTCCTGAGTATTCTGGGCATCATGGCGCTGTATCTGCTGCTGAACTGGAGCGTGGGCTCTGTTATTCCGTGGCAGGAGGCGCAGCACTCCGAGTTCATCGTGAGCAGCTTCGTGGAGAAGATCTACGGGCCGCTGGCGGCGCAGGCCGCTACGGCGCTGGTGTTGTGGGTGGCGTTTGCCTCCTTGTTTGCGGTGCTGCTGGGCTACTCGCGCATTCCGTACGCCGCGGCGGCCGACGGCGAGTTCCTGCCCATCTTCGCCAAAACCCACCCCACAAAACACTTCCCGCACGTCTCGTTGCTGATTCTGGGCGGTGTGGGCTTCGTGTTTAGCTTGCTGTTCCGGCTGGGTGAAGTCATTTCAGCCATTTTGGCCATGCGGATTCTGGTGCAGTTCGTGGGTCAGGCTGTGGGGTTGGTGCTGCTGCGCCGCCGCAACGGCACGGCGCACTTGCCGTTCCGGATGCCGCTGTACCCGCTGCCGGTGGTGCTGGCGGTGGCCGTGTGGCTGTGGGTGTTCTGGAGCACCGGCCCGCAGTTCATGCTCTCCGGGCTGGCCGTTATCGGGGCCGGGGTGGGGGCATTTCTGCTCTGGAGCCGCCGGCTGGGCCGCTGGCCGTTCGGGCGGTAG
- a CDS encoding RNA polymerase sigma factor encodes MSRPPAVAVRAAQEAYTAWDDAALVQALHHGDALAFAEIYERHWWPLLQLASRKLGSREAAEELVQDLFTALWHKRAEHRIQHLQPYLHAAVRHRVIDGLKARPPRAAYVAYHATRLTQPDYCTEEEVAADDLAGALQASLTQLPDHTREVFRLSRFEYQSVPEIAGRLNLSRKTVEYHLTRALKQLRVSLKDFLVLVAVLLQATG; translated from the coding sequence ATGTCCCGCCCGCCCGCCGTTGCCGTTCGTGCTGCCCAGGAGGCCTACACCGCCTGGGATGATGCCGCGCTGGTGCAGGCCCTGCACCACGGTGATGCGCTGGCATTTGCCGAGATATACGAGCGGCACTGGTGGCCGCTGCTGCAGCTGGCTTCGCGTAAGCTGGGTTCGCGCGAAGCAGCCGAAGAACTGGTGCAGGACCTGTTTACGGCTCTCTGGCACAAGCGCGCCGAGCACCGGATTCAGCACCTGCAGCCCTACTTGCACGCCGCCGTGCGCCACCGCGTCATCGACGGCCTCAAAGCCCGCCCGCCGCGCGCCGCCTACGTGGCCTACCACGCCACCCGCCTCACGCAGCCCGACTATTGCACGGAGGAAGAAGTTGCGGCCGACGACCTCGCCGGGGCTTTGCAGGCCAGCCTCACGCAGTTGCCCGACCACACGCGGGAGGTCTTCCGGCTAAGCCGTTTCGAGTACCAGTCGGTGCCCGAAATTGCGGGGCGCCTCAACCTGTCGCGCAAAACCGTGGAGTACCACCTCACCCGCGCCCTCAAGCAGTTGCGCGTCAGTCTGAAGGATTTCCTGGTGCTGGTGGCGGTGTTGCTGCAAGCAACAGGCTGA